In Pedobacter sp. WC2423, the following are encoded in one genomic region:
- a CDS encoding cbb3-type cytochrome c oxidase N-terminal domain-containing protein yields the protein MKEVINSNWSTGSTSADIVIGLMLITAVMILCVAILMLKVIKFYVKESVNPTPFATPEEKEKRRLEQQALQAIKDKKPSIWTKLMQLKPLEEEKNLVMEHKFDGIAELNNPTPAWFMILFYGTIIFAIGYLLTYDVLGFGKSQEEEYIAEIEQAAESKVAFLANPANVKNAVNENNMEQSKDEAVIKNGASLFANRCTPCHGEHAEGLVGPNLTDEYWLHGGKAKDVFKTIKYGVPEKGMIAWEKSLSAQQISDLTNYVLSLKGTKPAGAKAPQGNKE from the coding sequence ATGAAAGAGGTAATTAACAGCAACTGGTCTACTGGAAGTACATCTGCTGATATTGTGATTGGTTTAATGCTTATCACTGCAGTTATGATCCTTTGCGTAGCCATATTAATGCTCAAAGTGATTAAGTTTTATGTGAAGGAATCTGTCAATCCGACTCCTTTTGCAACGCCAGAGGAAAAAGAAAAAAGGAGACTGGAGCAACAAGCATTACAAGCGATCAAGGATAAAAAACCTTCTATCTGGACTAAGCTGATGCAGCTGAAACCACTGGAAGAGGAGAAAAACCTGGTCATGGAACATAAGTTTGACGGGATCGCAGAATTGAATAACCCTACGCCTGCCTGGTTTATGATCTTGTTTTATGGAACGATCATTTTCGCAATTGGTTATCTGCTAACTTATGACGTACTGGGTTTCGGCAAATCACAGGAAGAAGAATATATCGCAGAAATAGAGCAGGCAGCAGAGTCGAAAGTTGCTTTCCTGGCTAACCCGGCAAATGTGAAGAATGCAGTCAATGAAAATAATATGGAACAAAGCAAGGATGAAGCCGTCATTAAAAATGGCGCGTCATTGTTTGCCAACCGCTGTACGCCTTGCCATGGAGAACATGCAGAAGGTTTGGTTGGCCCCAACCTGACCGATGAATATTGGTTACATGGCGGAAAAGCAAAAGATGTTTTCAAAACGATCAAGTACGGTGTTCCGGAAAAAGGAATGATTGCCTGGGAAAAATCACTCAGTGCGCAACAGATATCGGACTTAACGAATTACGTTTTGTCGCTCAAAGGAACAAAACCTGCGGGAGCGAAAGCCCCACAAGGAAACAAAGAATAA
- a CDS encoding response regulator has product MENKKQKILIIEDNDDIRESTAEILELADYEVFQADNGKTGVEMAHSHLPDLILCDIMMPELDGYGVLYLLNKSPETAATPFIFLTAKAERMDMRKGMEMGADDYLVKPFDDVELLNAIESRFSKREKQELYYSKSIDKLNTLVSSSQGVKELDKLMQDRKVRTIKKKQIIYYEGDTVSGIYLVLSGKVKTIKLTEDGRELLTGMYGADEYFGIPALLLNEPYAETAEALEDTTICQLPKEMLEELLNRYPDVGRQFIHILSNNLLDKEEQLLQLAYHSVRKRMAEVLLRLCKLEKQEGQINLKISRDNLAAMAGMATETVSRILSDFKDEGIIERKGSQIGILDQTKLQQMKN; this is encoded by the coding sequence ATGGAAAATAAGAAACAAAAGATATTAATTATTGAAGACAATGATGATATCAGAGAAAGCACAGCGGAAATACTAGAATTGGCCGATTACGAGGTTTTCCAGGCAGATAATGGAAAAACAGGAGTAGAAATGGCGCATAGTCATTTACCAGACCTGATTCTTTGCGATATTATGATGCCTGAACTGGACGGTTACGGTGTACTTTATCTCCTGAATAAAAGTCCGGAAACCGCAGCTACTCCGTTTATTTTCTTAACCGCAAAAGCCGAAAGAATGGATATGCGTAAAGGGATGGAAATGGGGGCAGATGATTACCTGGTGAAACCTTTCGATGATGTAGAACTGCTGAATGCAATAGAAAGCAGGTTTAGCAAAAGAGAAAAACAAGAACTTTATTACAGCAAGTCAATTGATAAATTAAATACACTGGTTTCCTCCAGCCAGGGAGTGAAAGAACTTGATAAACTGATGCAGGACCGTAAAGTCCGCACCATTAAAAAGAAGCAGATTATTTATTACGAAGGAGATACCGTTTCAGGGATCTACCTGGTTTTGAGTGGAAAGGTGAAAACCATTAAACTTACTGAAGACGGAAGAGAACTTTTAACAGGAATGTATGGTGCTGATGAATATTTCGGTATCCCTGCTTTGCTTTTAAATGAACCTTATGCCGAGACTGCTGAAGCTTTGGAAGATACAACGATATGCCAGCTTCCAAAAGAAATGCTCGAAGAGCTGCTGAACCGCTATCCTGACGTTGGCAGACAGTTTATTCACATTCTTTCCAATAACCTGCTGGATAAAGAAGAACAGTTGCTGCAATTAGCCTATCATTCTGTTCGTAAAAGGATGGCAGAGGTATTATTGCGCCTGTGTAAACTAGAAAAACAAGAAGGCCAGATTAACCTTAAGATCTCCAGAGATAACCTTGCGGCAATGGCAGGAATGGCTACTGAAACGGTCAGCCGTATTCTAAGTGATTTCAAAGATGAAGGCATTATAGAAAGAAAAGGCAGTCAGATCGGAATCCTCGATCAGACAAAACTTCAGCAGATGAAAAACTGA
- the hemN gene encoding oxygen-independent coproporphyrinogen III oxidase — MSIKTLIAKYHVAAPRYTSYPTVPYWDTEGFDQEKWAYAVRKSFTHSNQQDGISVYIHLPFCESLCTYCGCNTRITRNHKVENPYIETVLKEWKLYQKLFDSKPVIRELHLGGGTPTFFSPENLELLIDGILNQSVIHEDAEFSFEGHPGNTTQAHLDILYQLGFGRLSLGIQDFDPKVQLAINRIQSVEEVALVTQQARDAGYHSINYDLIYGLPLQNMEGLSDTISSVLTLRPDRIAFYSYAHVPWVRPGQRRYTEMDLPAAELKQELYELGREMLKAGGYVEIGMDHFTLATDSLYQAEKEGKLHRNFMGYTHQYSKLMIGLGVSSISDSWTAFAQNVKKVEDYISLVNEGKIPVFKGHILDQEDLVIRRHILNLMCKGETSWAKSGEQSAGFSKGLERMALIADDGLVMISGTELKVTVLGKRFLRNICMALDSRLYANQPQTQLFSMAG; from the coding sequence ATGAGCATTAAAACACTGATTGCAAAATACCATGTTGCCGCGCCCCGTTATACCAGTTATCCTACCGTTCCTTATTGGGACACCGAAGGATTTGATCAGGAAAAATGGGCTTATGCAGTGCGCAAGTCATTCACACACAGTAATCAACAGGATGGAATCAGCGTATATATCCATTTGCCTTTTTGTGAAAGTTTGTGTACCTATTGCGGATGTAATACCCGTATTACACGCAACCACAAAGTGGAAAATCCTTATATCGAAACCGTCCTGAAAGAATGGAAGTTATATCAGAAATTATTTGATAGTAAACCTGTGATCCGGGAATTGCATTTAGGAGGAGGAACACCTACATTCTTTAGTCCTGAAAACCTGGAACTGCTGATTGACGGAATCCTTAATCAGTCGGTTATCCATGAAGATGCAGAATTCAGTTTTGAAGGGCATCCAGGCAATACAACCCAGGCACATTTAGATATACTTTATCAATTGGGTTTTGGGCGTTTGAGTTTAGGTATTCAGGATTTTGATCCTAAAGTGCAGCTTGCAATTAACAGAATACAAAGCGTTGAAGAGGTCGCTTTAGTTACACAGCAAGCCAGGGATGCAGGTTACCATTCTATCAATTATGATTTGATTTACGGTCTTCCTTTACAAAATATGGAAGGGTTATCTGATACTATTTCTTCGGTATTGACCTTACGTCCGGACAGAATCGCTTTTTACAGTTATGCACATGTACCCTGGGTAAGACCCGGACAGCGCAGATATACAGAAATGGATCTTCCTGCGGCTGAATTAAAACAGGAATTATATGAATTAGGACGCGAAATGCTGAAAGCAGGTGGCTATGTGGAGATCGGAATGGATCACTTTACCCTGGCGACCGATAGCCTGTATCAGGCTGAAAAAGAAGGGAAGCTACACCGTAATTTTATGGGCTACACTCATCAGTATAGTAAACTGATGATCGGATTAGGCGTTTCTTCTATCAGTGATAGCTGGACTGCTTTTGCGCAGAATGTGAAAAAGGTAGAAGATTATATAAGCTTGGTTAATGAAGGGAAAATACCTGTTTTTAAAGGCCATATCCTGGATCAGGAAGACCTGGTGATCAGAAGACATATTTTAAACCTGATGTGCAAAGGGGAGACCTCATGGGCTAAATCAGGGGAACAGAGTGCAGGTTTCAGTAAAGGCCTGGAAAGGATGGCGTTAATTGCTGATGATGGTCTGGTGATGATCAGCGGTACTGAGTTAAAAGTAACCGTATTGGGTAAAAGATTCTTAAGGAATATCTGTATGGCACTGGATTCAAGGCTTTATGCTAATCAGCCACAGACCCAGTTATTTAGTATGGCAGGGTAA
- a CDS encoding lactate dehydrogenase: protein MRVVAYSIKSFEKEPLAIANHKKHDITLISNSLSPDTVSYAAGKEAVIVFTDDVVSEAVINSLADLGVKYIATRSTSTQHINQETAALRNIKIANVPAVSLMADTTDELSLALARETILNLDKWQQNRCLGAACVCSKACDQVHPKTPDHEH from the coding sequence ATGAGAGTAGTAGCCTATAGTATTAAATCTTTTGAAAAAGAGCCACTGGCAATAGCCAACCACAAGAAACACGATATTACGTTAATATCCAATTCACTAAGCCCGGATACAGTGAGCTATGCAGCAGGAAAAGAAGCTGTTATTGTTTTCACAGATGATGTGGTTTCTGAAGCCGTAATCAATAGCCTGGCTGATCTGGGCGTAAAGTATATCGCAACCCGGTCTACCTCTACCCAGCATATCAACCAGGAAACGGCTGCCCTGCGCAATATTAAAATTGCAAATGTACCGGCAGTTTCTTTAATGGCAGATACCACTGATGAGCTCTCCCTTGCTTTAGCCAGAGAGACTATCTTAAACCTTGATAAATGGCAGCAGAACCGTTGTTTAGGCGCTGCTTGTGTTTGTTCAAAAGCCTGTGATCAGGTTCACCCTAAAACACCGGATCATGAGCATTAA
- a CDS encoding sulfite exporter TauE/SafE family protein, with protein sequence MSDQYLAFLIGLMGSVHCLGMCGPLAFAVPTLKKGWGFLVLDKLSYQGGRIISYCILGAVIGLIGRQIWLAGAQQYISILSGILILIAAASRLFNFSAGRMNGKLLQPFNQLFGYAVKHKANHLIIGIVNGFLPCGLVYLALTGALNTGGVNTAVEYMFWYGMGTVPLMFIAGISAGFTSALFRRKLNQMIPYLMVMLGIWFILRGMELNIPYLSPAGAGTAICN encoded by the coding sequence ATGAGTGATCAGTATTTAGCATTTCTGATAGGTTTGATGGGCAGCGTACATTGTTTAGGTATGTGCGGCCCACTGGCTTTTGCAGTCCCCACCTTAAAAAAAGGCTGGGGATTCCTCGTGCTGGATAAATTAAGTTATCAGGGCGGAAGAATTATCTCCTATTGTATTTTAGGAGCCGTAATCGGACTGATTGGCCGCCAGATCTGGCTGGCAGGTGCGCAGCAATATATCAGTATTTTAAGCGGTATATTGATTTTGATTGCCGCAGCTTCAAGGCTATTTAATTTCTCTGCCGGAAGGATGAATGGGAAGTTGCTTCAGCCCTTTAACCAGTTATTTGGTTATGCAGTAAAGCATAAAGCGAATCACCTGATCATTGGCATCGTAAATGGTTTTCTGCCTTGTGGTTTAGTCTACCTGGCTTTGACCGGGGCATTAAATACAGGGGGTGTGAATACAGCTGTTGAATATATGTTCTGGTATGGAATGGGGACTGTTCCTTTGATGTTTATCGCCGGAATAAGTGCTGGTTTTACTTCGGCACTTTTCAGAAGAAAGCTGAATCAAATGATTCCTTACTTGATGGTTATGCTGGGCATCTGGTTTATCCTCCGGGGAATGGAATTGAATATCCCCTATTTGAGCCCGGCCGGAGCCGGAACTGCTATCTGTAACTGA
- the ccoG gene encoding cytochrome c oxidase accessory protein CcoG, with protein MSQSPAHFRDQPGTITDDGKKRKWIYPKIIKGKVYQYRAAVSYFFLTLLFSAPFLKLNGEQLILLNVLERKFVFFGIIFWPQDFYLFVLALLIFIIGVVLFTVVFGRVFCGWACPQTIFLEMVFRKIENWIEGDHLRQRKLDEGPLNFDKFWKKTTKHGVFLAISFLIANIFLSYLISTEVLWKIITEPVSLHISGFIAICIFTMAFYLVFSRMRELVCTVACPYGRLQGVLLDNQSIIVAYDYQRGEPRGKRVKEVEQPEGDCIDCKLCVQVCPTGIDIRNGTQMECVNCTACIDACDMVMEKIDRPLRLIGFKSEDEIATKKPFHLNKRIYGYAGVLFMLMAVLAYLLISRSDVETTILRASGTLYQLREKDKTVSNLYNSELMNKTTRPIKFEIVPDNKEAKLQYIQKENVVKPGETIKLTFFVIFPQKSIQKYKTAIGFKVMSAHQVAGQFKTTFIAPANE; from the coding sequence ATGTCACAAAGTCCTGCACATTTCAGAGATCAGCCTGGTACAATTACCGATGATGGGAAAAAGAGAAAGTGGATCTATCCTAAAATTATCAAAGGAAAGGTTTATCAGTACCGTGCTGCGGTCAGTTACTTTTTTCTGACGCTGCTGTTTTCTGCTCCGTTTCTAAAATTAAATGGAGAACAGCTGATTTTACTGAATGTACTGGAAAGGAAGTTTGTCTTCTTTGGAATAATTTTCTGGCCACAGGATTTTTATCTCTTTGTACTGGCCTTATTGATATTCATCATAGGTGTGGTGTTGTTTACGGTAGTTTTTGGCAGGGTCTTCTGCGGATGGGCCTGCCCACAAACTATCTTCCTGGAAATGGTTTTCCGAAAAATTGAAAACTGGATAGAGGGTGATCACCTGAGACAAAGGAAACTGGACGAAGGGCCGTTGAACTTTGACAAATTCTGGAAGAAAACGACTAAACATGGCGTCTTTCTGGCGATCTCTTTTCTGATTGCCAATATTTTTCTTTCTTACCTGATCAGCACAGAGGTGTTGTGGAAAATAATAACGGAACCTGTCTCGCTGCATATCTCCGGATTTATTGCGATCTGTATATTTACGATGGCTTTTTATCTCGTTTTTTCAAGAATGAGGGAACTGGTTTGTACGGTAGCTTGCCCTTATGGCCGTCTGCAAGGGGTATTGTTAGACAATCAGAGTATTATTGTCGCTTATGATTATCAACGTGGTGAGCCCCGTGGAAAAAGGGTTAAAGAGGTAGAACAGCCAGAGGGAGATTGCATCGACTGTAAGTTATGTGTACAGGTTTGCCCTACGGGCATAGATATCAGGAATGGTACCCAAATGGAATGTGTGAACTGTACGGCCTGTATTGATGCCTGTGATATGGTGATGGAGAAAATTGATCGTCCGCTGCGTTTAATAGGGTTTAAGTCTGAAGATGAGATTGCAACTAAAAAACCTTTTCACCTTAATAAACGCATTTATGGTTATGCCGGAGTTTTATTTATGCTGATGGCCGTGCTGGCTTATTTACTGATCAGCCGCAGCGATGTGGAAACGACGATCCTCAGAGCAAGCGGAACATTATATCAGCTTCGGGAAAAAGATAAAACGGTCAGTAACCTGTACAATTCAGAGCTGATGAATAAAACGACCCGTCCAATAAAATTTGAGATTGTTCCCGATAACAAGGAAGCTAAATTACAATATATCCAAAAGGAGAATGTGGTCAAACCAGGAGAAACTATCAAGCTTACTTTTTTTGTAATCTTTCCGCAAAAATCTATTCAGAAATATAAAACAGCTATCGGTTTTAAAGTGATGTCTGCACATCAGGTTGCCGGACAGTTTAAGACCACATTTATTGCACCTGCTAACGAATAA
- a CDS encoding FixH family protein: protein MNWGIKVLLGMGTFMSFIIVLVVIMFNSKTDALVDNDYYEKGINYDKVYKLKEQVNIDHAKPEIVVSRETISLVFKEQAKGNLRLMRTSDKRLDRAMPFETDQNRKVLIPAQHLPKGSWRLIVEWESQSEKYLIEQEINIK, encoded by the coding sequence ATGAATTGGGGAATAAAAGTATTGCTCGGCATGGGCACTTTCATGAGTTTCATCATCGTACTGGTTGTCATCATGTTTAATAGTAAAACGGATGCGCTGGTAGACAATGATTATTATGAGAAAGGGATTAATTATGACAAGGTCTATAAGCTGAAAGAACAAGTAAATATTGATCATGCGAAACCAGAAATAGTGGTGAGCAGAGAAACAATCAGCCTGGTTTTTAAGGAACAGGCCAAAGGGAATTTACGCCTGATGCGTACTTCGGACAAAAGACTGGACAGGGCAATGCCTTTTGAAACAGACCAGAACAGAAAGGTATTGATTCCTGCACAACATTTACCAAAAGGATCATGGCGGTTAATCGTGGAATGGGAAAGTCAGTCTGAAAAATATCTCATCGAACAGGAAATTAATATCAAATGA